CTAATATCAAGAAGAATGCAAAGAGGTAGAGTAAAATCAGTTGAAGAAGGTAACTTCATAGGAACCTCTGCTCCATTTGGATATGATGCTGTAACAACAGGTAGAAAAGAAAGAATACTTGTACCAAATAATGATGCTGATGTAGTTAGAACTATCTTTAACTTATATATTAATGAAGACATGGGTTGTAGTAAAATATCAAAATACCTAAACAACTTAGGCATTAAAACTGCTACAGGCGCTAACTGGTATAACTCTGCAATCACAAATATAATAAAAAACAAAGTTTATTGTGGTTATATTCAATGGCAAAAAAAGGACTACAAAAAATCTAAAAATCCAAATAAAATAAAAACAGTAAAACTAAGACCTAAAGATGAATGGATTGAAGCAAAAGGAAAGCATGAACCTCTAATAAGTGAGATAACATGGAAAAAAGCTCAAAATATCCTCAAAAAAAATGGTCATGTCAGCTATGGTAATCAAATAAAAAATCCACTTGCAGGAATAGTAATCTGCAAAAACTGTGGTAGACCATTAGTATATAGGCCCTATGCAGACCACGACTATATAATTTGTTATCATCCAGGTTGTAATAAAAGCTCTCGCTTTGAATTTATTGAAGCTGCTATTTTGAAATCGTTGCAAGACACTGTAAAAAAATATCAATTAAAAACATCTGATATAGACTTAGATAAAAATAATAAAGACAATAATATAGAATTTCAAAAGCGAGTCTTAAAAGGGTTAGAAACTGAATTAAAAGAATTGAGTAAGCAAAAAAATAAGTTATATGATTTATTAGAACGTGGAATATATGATGAAGATACATTTATTGAAAGGTCTAATAATATAAGCTCAAGAACTGAGGAAATTAAAGATTCAATCAAGACAGTAAAAAATAAATTAAATTCAGTTAAAAAAGATAATGCTAAAATAATAGAAGATATTAAAACTGTACTATCACTTTACTATGATTCAGATTCACTTGGAAAAAATAAACTCCTAAAATCTGTAATTGATAAAGCAGTTTATTATAAGTCTAAAGAACAAAAATTGGATTCTTTTGAATTAATGGTACATTTGAAATTACATGAAGACTAGTAATACCAATAACATATAAAGCGTAGTGTGTAATGAAATAAGTCTTTTGGATATACTTGGTACAGATGTCAATTATGTTCTTGATGAAGTGGAGTTAAAAGTTCAGGTTGGAAAACTATATGAACAGCTTAATAAAATCCTTACTCCTCGAGAAAGAGAAATTGTCCAGTTAAGATACGGGTTAACTCCTTATGGGTACAAAACTCAAAGAGAAATAGCACAAAGACTTGATATCTCTAGATCATATGTGTCTAGAATCGAAAAAAAAGCTCTCAAAAAACTAGAAAAAGAGCTTGTTCAAGAAAATTAGTATTATATTTTTAAAAGGATATATCGTATAACATTACACAAGATAGATTGCCTAAAAATTAAAATTACGATATATCCTTAAATTTTATAATACACGGCTTTATTTTATACTTTCACATATTTCTTTAAATATAGGTATTGCTGATTTACTTTCCTTTTGAGTTCCTTCTACTAGCACAGTTATTACGTACTTAGGTCTTTTCTCTGGATAAAATCCAGTTATCCAACCATGATCTATTGGCTTTTTATTCAGACTACTTTGAGCTGTACCAGTTTTTACCCCACATCCTCCTTCTAAATCTTTTAGAACTTTAGCTGTCCCAACTTTAGAAACAGATTTCATAATTTCTTTTACTTGTGTACATACATAAGGAGAAATAATTTCTTCTTTTTTTGAAGATTTATAAGTTTTTACTGTCTTCATATCATTATTTACAAGACTTTTATATAAATATAATGGCTCAAATGTTCCATTATTAGCTATTATCTGGGTCATTTGATTTATTTGAAGTGGTGTAAACTCTATATTTTCTTGACCTATAGCTAAATTACGTATTGATATATTTTTTGGAGCTTCTCTAATTCGTTCTTCATCAAGACCAATATCAACCTTTTCAAATAAATGCAATTTCTCAGCAGATTTTAATATCTTCTCTTTGCCAACTTTCATTGCTATATCTAAAAATGCTGGATTACATGAATTAGAAAAAGTTTGCTGTAAGGATTGAAGACCATGTCCATCTAGTTTATTGCATCGTAATATTTCATTACTGTTTCCAACCTTAGTTTTCCCTTTACAATTATAGGTGTAATTCTCATCTACAACCCCATTTTCAAGTGCAGAAAATAGTACTACCATCTTAAACACAGAACCTGGTGGATATGTCGATTTTATGACTCTATTTTCAAACTCTCCATTTTTACTCTTTAAACTCTTTGCTATATTATTTTGGTCAAAATTAGGTCTAGAACACATAGCAAGAATTTCACCTGTCGATACATCTGAAATCACTGCTGCTGTTGGATTTTCTTCTTTATTTAGTATCTGCTCTAAATTTTTTTGAATATCATAATCAATAGTAGTTTTTAAATGTTTATCTTTATCTTTTTCATCAACTGTTTTTACACTTCCCTTTAAAATATTTAGAGATTTTTCATTTCCTGCATCTCCAGCTTTAAAGGCACTTATATATTTTTCATTTGAATTTCTAAGTACGCTATCCATACTTTTTTCTATTCCCAATTGACCTGATTTATCATCATCCTTTATATAACCTATTGTATGTGATAATAAACCATCCTGTGAATATCGCATAGTCTTTTCTTCTAGCATTATCCCATTTTTCTCAAGTTGTTTTTTCATACTATTATCAATATTTTCAGTCTGAATTTGTATTATGGGATTCGCCAATTGTTCTTGTATAATTTTATATATTTCCAAATCATCCATCTTAGTAGCTTTCTTGACAAGTTCTAGTATTTTATAGTTGTTATTTAGCTTTTCTTTCTCAACAACTAAAAGCTGAGCTTTACTTGTATCTGTAAGTTTCTTATTATTTCTATCATAAATTATGCCTCGTCCACTATTCAACTCTACTTTCTCAACACTCTGTGATTCAACATTTTGCTTGTACTTATCACCTTTTAATACCTGTATATCAACTAGCCTATAGATTAAACCACTATAAATTATTAAAATTATAGTAAATATATACCAGCTTCTCTTTCCCACTTTTTTCAAAAATGGAGTCTTCTTTTTTGACATGAAATCACCCCTTAGATAATTTCATTATTGACAATTTCTAAGGGGCTAATACTATTTTTATCAAATTTTTATTACTCTTCAACTTTTTCTTCTATAACTTTTCTAAGCATATAATCCTTCTCAACTTTTACTGATAGTTTTAACTTAACTATCTGTCTAGGGTGAGGAGCTGATTCTATAGGCTCTCCTTCTTCATTGTACATTTCTTCTATTTTAGTGAACATAGTTTCTTTATATGGTCCCATAACTTCTATTTCATCACCAACACACATTTTATTTCTTTGTTCAACTACAATAAGCCCATTTTCATCCTCTGATTCTCTAACTATACCTATAAAATCATAGTTTCTAACATATGATGCTGATTGATAATTTTGGTCTTCTGTTGTTGGTTTATTTAAATAAAAACCTGATGTAAAATGTCTATGGCTCCCTTTCTTTAACTCTTCCATCCACATAGGATTAAATTTCCAGTTCTCAGGGTCTTTATAAAATTCATCTATTGCCATTCTGTATGCTCTTACAACTGTTGCTACATAATATGATGTCTTCATTCTTCCTTCTATTTTTAAGCTTGTTATACCAGATTTAATTAATTCTGGTATGTATTCTATCATGCACAAATCTTTTGAGTTAAAAAAGAATGTTCCTCTTTCATCTTCATATATAGGGAAATATTCACCTGGTCTTTTTTCTTCAACTAAATGATATTGCCATCTACAAGATTGAGCACAAGAACCTTTGTTTGCATCTCTTCCAGTCATGTAATTACTTATCAAACATCTTCCTGAATAAGAAATACACATAGCTCCATGCATAAAAGCTTCTATATCCATATCTAAAGGTGTTTTAGCTCTTATTTCAGATATTTCATCAAATGATAATTCTCTTGCCACTACAACTCTTTTTATTCCATGTTCATACCAAAAATTAGCACTAAGATAATTAGTTGTATTTGCTTGTGTACTTAAGTGTATTTCCATATTTGGAATCACTTTTTTAATTACACTAAGAACCCCTGGGTCAGCTATTATAACTGCATCTATTCCTATCTCTTCTAACTCCAATAAATAAGCCTCTAATTGTAGGAAATCTTCATTGTGAGGTATTATATTTACTGTTACAAATACCTTTTTCCCTCTCTCATGTGCAAAAGCTACACCTTCTGCCATATCTTCTTTACTAAAGTTTTTTGCAGCAGACCTCATTCCGAAGATTTCTCCACCTATATAAACAGCATCTGCTCCATATGTTATAGCTATTTTTAATCTCTCCAAATCACCTGCTGGAGCTAAAAGTTCAACTTTATTTAATTCCATCTACGTCACCTCTTTTACTTTCTTTATAACTTAATGCTACACCATCTCCTATTGGTATCAATGATGTACTCAAATAATTACAATTACATATATAATCTAAATAATTTCTCATTCTTTTTACTATGGTTTTCTTTCTTCTTACAACAAAATCATCATGTGCAACCATTCCTTTATATAAAATATTATCAGAAACTAATAATCCACCATCTTTTAGCTTATCTATAACTAAATCAAAGAATAGCTTATATTGACCTTTTGCTGCATCTATAAATATAAGGTCAAATTCACCTTGGATTTGACTCAATTTTTCTTCTGCATCTCCTTCTAGTATAGTTATGTTATTTTCAAATCCAGCTAATTTTATATTTTCTTTTGCTTTCTCTATCATTTTTTCGCTTCTTTCAACAGTTATTATATCTGCATCTTTACCTATGATTGTTGCAAAAAAAATAGAAGAATAACCAATTGCACATCCTACTTCTAAAACTCTTTTTGGCTTTTGAATCTTTAATAAAACTTTTAATAAATCTGAAACTTCTTTATGTATTATAGGAACACTATTTTCTTCAGCATAAATTTCCAAATCTTTTAAAAGCCCTTCTTTTTCTTTTAATGTTACTCTTATATAATCTTCAACCAAGTCATTAACTATATTACTCATAAAAACACTCCCTAAAATAATAAACATTAAAATTTTGTCTTAATTTATTATTTTTTAAATTCATATTGCTCTGTATATTTACACTTTCTTTATTATAAATCTAAGAATAACAATTTTCAATAAAAAAGCCCAACATTATTCTTACCCTGTTAGACTTTTTATAATCATTGTTTATTTTTTGGTATTTTCATTATTTGTTGTTTTTGTATCTTTACCTTGTTTATCTCTTGCTTCTTTGTACTCTTTAACATATTTTAAATGGTCTTGATAGTTTGTACTATAGTTATTTCCACCATCAATCTTTGCCACAAAATACAAGTAATCTGTTTTATCTGGGTAAAGTGCTGCCTCAATAGATTTTATACCAGGATTTGATATTGGTGTAGGAGGCAATCCTTTATTTTTGTAACTATTATATGGAGAATCAATTTTTAAATCGTTATAAGTTACGATTTTCTTTCTTTCTTCAAATATATATTGTATTGTTGCATCTGATTGAAGAGGCATCCCTACTTTAAGTCTATTATAAAAAACACTTGCTATTATTGGTCTATCTTTATCAAGTACAGCTTCTTTTTCAATTATTGAAGCCATCTCCATTACTTCTTGAAGAGTCATCTTTGATTCTTTTTGTTTCTTTTTAAATTTATCTGTATATTTACTATCAAACACTTTTAACATTTCACTTAAAATATCTTCCTCTGATTGTTTCTTTGAATTAAAATAATAAGTTTCTGGATATAAAAATCCCTCTAAAGAAGTTATCCCATCTTCTTTTAAGAATGTGAACTTGTCATAAAACTCTTGAGGTTTTTTTATTAGATTTTCAAAAGTAATTTTATCGCCTAAATTTTTATTTACTAAGATTGCTATAATTTCTTTAGATGTAGAACCTTCTGGAATAGTTACTTTTACACCATCTTGATATATTTTTCCTGAAGCTAAAAGGCTTATTATATCATTATTTGAATACGATTGATTAAGTAAATATGTCCCTGATTTTATAGAAGGAGCCTTATTACTCACTTTTACTATCAATTTAAACAAGAATTCATTTTTTATTAATTTGTTTTCATATAGTATGTCAGATATTTTTCCAACTGATGAGCCACTTGGAATGTCAACAATTACATCTTCTTTGTTATTTTTATCATAAGGACCTATTTGCATAGACACAAATATACCTACCACAACAATTAAAATAACAACTATTAATGCTACTATTTTTAATCTATTTTTTTTAAAATTCATAATATAATCTACTCCTTATGTATATTTGTCCATTTTCTATTATAAAGCTAAGCACTGTAATTTTCAATCATCTTGTCGAATAAACTTATTTATATTATAAAAAAATACTTTAAAATATATTTTTATTATTATATGTTTATTACTTCTCACACTTTTCAAAAAAATAAAAAACCTAACACTATTTTTAACATGTTAGGCCTTTTATAATCATTTTTTCTAAAATTTTCTAAAACTTTTTAATTCCATCTTTAGTTACAATACCATATACTAATTTATTTTTCTCTATTTCTCCATCTACAATAGAGTATGAATTGACAAATCTATCTTTTGCAAGTGGAAGTTTTTTCTCATCATCATAGTACATATATGCTAAAACTTCACCCTCTTTTACATAATCTCCAACTTTTTTTTCTAAGATTATTCCTGCTGATAAATCTAGAGTATCATCTTTAGTTTCTCTACCAGCTCCAAGAATCATAGCTGATATGCCAATATCTTCTGCCTTAATCTTATTTATATACCCAGATTTATCTGATTTGATTGTATACTTATACTTTGATTCTTTAAATAGAGAATAATTATCAACTATATCTTTATTTCCACCTTGATTTTCTATAAACTCTTTAAGTTTATCTATAGCTCTGCCAGATTTTATTGATTCTCGTATCCTTTCAATACCATCATCAAAATCACATGCAACTTTTGCTAAAACTAGCATATATGCTCCTAAAACTTCACATAATTCAACAAGGTCTTTTGGTCCATTTCCTTTTAAAGTTTCAATTGCTTCTATAACCTCTAAAGAGTTACCAACAGCAAATCCTAAAGGTTCATCCATATCTGTCACAATTCCTACGGTATCTTTATTCATACCAGTACCTATATCAACCATAGCTTTTGCCAATTCAAAAGACTCCTCTAAAGTCTTCATGAATGCTCCATTTCCAGTTTTCACGTCTAATACAATTGCGTCAGCTCCCGAAGCTAGCTTTTTAGACATTACACTAGATGCTATCAATGATATATTGTCTACAGTTGCTGTAACATCCCTAAGAGCATAGATTTTTTTATCTGCAATTGCTACCTTTGCACTTTGACCACAAACTGCTATTTTACGCTTATTTACAGAATCAATAAATTTATTTATATCCATTTCTGTAGAAAAACCTGGTATAGATTCCAATTTATCAATAGTTCCTCCAGTATGTCCAAGACCTCTTCCAGACATTTTTGCAACTGGTGCTCCACATGAAGCAGCTAAAGGTATAAGAGCTATTGTAGTCTTATCTCCAACACCACCTGTACTGTGTTTATCTACTTTTATACCTTCTATATCTGATAGCTCTATCACATCACCAGAGTGCATCATTGCTTCTGTAAGGCATACAGTCTCTTGTCTATTCATCTTATTTAAATAAATAGACATTAATAGTGCAGAAGCCTGATAGTCAGGTATATCTCCTTTAGAATAGTTTTCTATAAAGTAATTTATCTCTTCTTTGCTAAGTTCTAAACTATCTCTCTTTTTTTTTATAATATCATACATTCTCATACAAAAAATCTCCATTCTAACCTATAGTAATTTAAATAAATTTATAAACATATTCCTATATTATAAAAAACTGTCTCTTATTAGAAATACTTTTCTATATCAAGACAGTTCCTTATTAATTATTTTCAAATTGTACATTGTCTATTTTATAATAAATTTAATTAAAGTCTCTATAAACTCTTAACTGTACTCTTAACTAAGTTCAAAAACTCTGATTTAACTTTTTGTGTAGTTTCTATAACTTCTTCATGACTCAATGGCTGATTTAAGATACCAGCAGCCATATTAGTTATACAAGATATACCAATAACATCAATATTAGAATGTGCTGCTACTATAACTTCTGGAACGGTTGACATTCCAACTGCATCAGCCCCCAATATTTGAGCCATTCTCACTTCTGCTGGTGTTTCATAATTAGGTCCACTAAAGAACATATATACACCTTCTTTTACATCTATATTGTATCCTTTAGCACACTCTTTAACTACATCTACATATTTACATGAGTATGCATCTGACATATCTGGAAATCTAACTCCAAGTCTATCATCATTTTTGCCTACCAATGGATTACTCCCACTAAAATTTATATGGTCTCTTATAATCATCAAATCTCCTGGTTTAAATTGTTTATTTACACCACCAGCAGCATTAGTTACTACAAGAATTTCGACTCCAAGAGCTTTCATAACTCTTACTGGGAAAGTAGCTTCTTTTTGAGAATAACCTTCATAATAATGAAATCTTCCTTGCATAGCTATTACTTCTTTTCCTGCAAGCTTTCCAATAACAAGTTGCCCAGCATGTCCTTCTACTGTTGAAACAGGGAAATTTGGAATTTCGCTATATTTAATCATGACAGAATCTTCTACCTCATTTGCTAAATCACCAAGTCCAGAACCTAATATTAGACCAATCTTAGGTTTTATATTAATTTTAGAATTTATAAATTTACTACTTTGTTCTATCTTTTCAAACATTCCAATCCCTCCATTCATTCTATTAATCTAATTTTTATTACTTTATATATTTATTTTCTATCTAATATTTAAAATAAATCTTTTTTAAAACTCACTCCATGCTTAGGCAATTTTACATCTAATATATCTGCAACAGTTGCTCCAATATCAGCAAAAGTATTTTTTATTCCTAAATTAAATCCTTTTTTAACCTTACTACCATAAATCATTACTGGAATATATTCTCTTGTATGGTCTGTACCTTTATATGTTGGGTCATTTCCATGGTCTGCATTAATTATAAGAATATCATCTTCTCTCATATTACTCATTATCTCAGGAAGCCTATTATCAAACTCTTCAAGTGCTTTTTTATATCCTTCTGGGTCTCTTCTATGACCGTATTTTGAATCAAAATCAACAAGGTTTGAATATATCAAACCTTTATTATCTTGTTTCATATATTTTAAAGTTTCATCTACTCCATCCATATTACTTTTAGTGTGAATAGCTTCTGTAATTCCTTTACCATTAAAAATATCTTCTATCTTTCCAACAGCTAAGACTTCAAGACCTGATTCTTTTATATTATCAAGTACAGTTGGTTCAAATGGGTCTAGTGAATAATCTCTTCTATTTGAAGTTCTAACAAATTCACCTGTTTTTTTACCTGTAAATGGTCTAGCAATTACTCTAGCAACAGCATTATCACCCATCATTATTTCTCTAGCTATCTTACACATACTGTACAACTCTTCTAGTGGAATCACTTCTTCATTAGCTGCTATTTGAAATACACTATCAGCTGAAGTATATACTATTA
This sequence is a window from Clostridioides difficile. Protein-coding genes within it:
- a CDS encoding recombinase family protein → MSVAIYLRKSRADEEAEKQGEFETLSRHKSTLLKLAKEQNLDVIEIKEELVSGESIIHRPKMIELLKEVEENKYDAVLVMDLDRLGRGDMKDQGIILETFKESKTKIITPRKTYDLTDEFDEEYSEFEAFMARKELKLISRRMQRGRVKSVEEGNFIGTSAPFGYDAVTTGRKERILVPNNDADVVRTIFNLYINEDMGCSKISKYLNNLGIKTATGANWYNSAITNIIKNKVYCGYIQWQKKDYKKSKNPNKIKTVKLRPKDEWIEAKGKHEPLISEITWKKAQNILKKNGHVSYGNQIKNPLAGIVICKNCGRPLVYRPYADHDYIICYHPGCNKSSRFEFIEAAILKSLQDTVKKYQLKTSDIDLDKNNKDNNIEFQKRVLKGLETELKELSKQKNKLYDLLERGIYDEDTFIERSNNISSRTEEIKDSIKTVKNKLNSVKKDNAKIIEDIKTVLSLYYDSDSLGKNKLLKSVIDKAVYYKSKEQKLDSFELMVHLKLHED
- a CDS encoding purine-nucleoside phosphorylase, with the protein product MFEKIEQSSKFINSKINIKPKIGLILGSGLGDLANEVEDSVMIKYSEIPNFPVSTVEGHAGQLVIGKLAGKEVIAMQGRFHYYEGYSQKEATFPVRVMKALGVEILVVTNAAGGVNKQFKPGDLMIIRDHINFSGSNPLVGKNDDRLGVRFPDMSDAYSCKYVDVVKECAKGYNIDVKEGVYMFFSGPNYETPAEVRMAQILGADAVGMSTVPEVIVAAHSNIDVIGISCITNMAAGILNQPLSHEEVIETTQKVKSEFLNLVKSTVKSL
- a CDS encoding O-methyltransferase, translating into MSNIVNDLVEDYIRVTLKEKEGLLKDLEIYAEENSVPIIHKEVSDLLKVLLKIQKPKRVLEVGCAIGYSSIFFATIIGKDADIITVERSEKMIEKAKENIKLAGFENNITILEGDAEEKLSQIQGEFDLIFIDAAKGQYKLFFDLVIDKLKDGGLLVSDNILYKGMVAHDDFVVRRKKTIVKRMRNYLDYICNCNYLSTSLIPIGDGVALSYKESKRGDVDGIK
- a CDS encoding pyrimidine-nucleoside phosphorylase, translated to MRMYDIIKKKRDSLELSKEEINYFIENYSKGDIPDYQASALLMSIYLNKMNRQETVCLTEAMMHSGDVIELSDIEGIKVDKHSTGGVGDKTTIALIPLAASCGAPVAKMSGRGLGHTGGTIDKLESIPGFSTEMDINKFIDSVNKRKIAVCGQSAKVAIADKKIYALRDVTATVDNISLIASSVMSKKLASGADAIVLDVKTGNGAFMKTLEESFELAKAMVDIGTGMNKDTVGIVTDMDEPLGFAVGNSLEVIEAIETLKGNGPKDLVELCEVLGAYMLVLAKVACDFDDGIERIRESIKSGRAIDKLKEFIENQGGNKDIVDNYSLFKESKYKYTIKSDKSGYINKIKAEDIGISAMILGAGRETKDDTLDLSAGIILEKKVGDYVKEGEVLAYMYYDDEKKLPLAKDRFVNSYSIVDGEIEKNKLVYGIVTKDGIKKF
- a CDS encoding phosphopentomutase, translated to MSRVIWIVIDSVGIGALPDAENFGDSKDVSTLGNIFKEYPEIQIPNMRKLGIGNIDGVDFFEDEKEPIGCFGKCKEMSQGKDTTTGHWEMTGIIVDKPFKTFEHGFSKEIIEEFEKKTGRKVVGNKPASGTVIVDEYGEHQIKTGDVIVYTSADSVFQIAANEEVIPLEELYSMCKIAREIMMGDNAVARVIARPFTGKKTGEFVRTSNRRDYSLDPFEPTVLDNIKESGLEVLAVGKIEDIFNGKGITEAIHTKSNMDGVDETLKYMKQDNKGLIYSNLVDFDSKYGHRRDPEGYKKALEEFDNRLPEIMSNMREDDILIINADHGNDPTYKGTDHTREYIPVMIYGSKVKKGFNLGIKNTFADIGATVADILDVKLPKHGVSFKKDLF
- a CDS encoding penicillin-binding protein 2 produces the protein MSKKKTPFLKKVGKRSWYIFTIILIIYSGLIYRLVDIQVLKGDKYKQNVESQSVEKVELNSGRGIIYDRNNKKLTDTSKAQLLVVEKEKLNNNYKILELVKKATKMDDLEIYKIIQEQLANPIIQIQTENIDNSMKKQLEKNGIMLEEKTMRYSQDGLLSHTIGYIKDDDKSGQLGIEKSMDSVLRNSNEKYISAFKAGDAGNEKSLNILKGSVKTVDEKDKDKHLKTTIDYDIQKNLEQILNKEENPTAAVISDVSTGEILAMCSRPNFDQNNIAKSLKSKNGEFENRVIKSTYPPGSVFKMVVLFSALENGVVDENYTYNCKGKTKVGNSNEILRCNKLDGHGLQSLQQTFSNSCNPAFLDIAMKVGKEKILKSAEKLHLFEKVDIGLDEERIREAPKNISIRNLAIGQENIEFTPLQINQMTQIIANNGTFEPLYLYKSLVNNDMKTVKTYKSSKKEEIISPYVCTQVKEIMKSVSKVGTAKVLKDLEGGCGVKTGTAQSSLNKKPIDHGWITGFYPEKRPKYVITVLVEGTQKESKSAIPIFKEICESIK
- the mltG gene encoding endolytic transglycosylase MltG — encoded protein: MNFKKNRLKIVALIVVILIVVVGIFVSMQIGPYDKNNKEDVIVDIPSGSSVGKISDILYENKLIKNEFLFKLIVKVSNKAPSIKSGTYLLNQSYSNNDIISLLASGKIYQDGVKVTIPEGSTSKEIIAILVNKNLGDKITFENLIKKPQEFYDKFTFLKEDGITSLEGFLYPETYYFNSKKQSEEDILSEMLKVFDSKYTDKFKKKQKESKMTLQEVMEMASIIEKEAVLDKDRPIIASVFYNRLKVGMPLQSDATIQYIFEERKKIVTYNDLKIDSPYNSYKNKGLPPTPISNPGIKSIEAALYPDKTDYLYFVAKIDGGNNYSTNYQDHLKYVKEYKEARDKQGKDTKTTNNENTKK
- a CDS encoding U32 family peptidase, whose amino-acid sequence is MELNKVELLAPAGDLERLKIAITYGADAVYIGGEIFGMRSAAKNFSKEDMAEGVAFAHERGKKVFVTVNIIPHNEDFLQLEAYLLELEEIGIDAVIIADPGVLSVIKKVIPNMEIHLSTQANTTNYLSANFWYEHGIKRVVVARELSFDEISEIRAKTPLDMDIEAFMHGAMCISYSGRCLISNYMTGRDANKGSCAQSCRWQYHLVEEKRPGEYFPIYEDERGTFFFNSKDLCMIEYIPELIKSGITSLKIEGRMKTSYYVATVVRAYRMAIDEFYKDPENWKFNPMWMEELKKGSHRHFTSGFYLNKPTTEDQNYQSASYVRNYDFIGIVRESEDENGLIVVEQRNKMCVGDEIEVMGPYKETMFTKIEEMYNEEGEPIESAPHPRQIVKLKLSVKVEKDYMLRKVIEEKVEE